The Anas platyrhynchos isolate ZD024472 breed Pekin duck chromosome 1, IASCAAS_PekinDuck_T2T, whole genome shotgun sequence genomic sequence GTTAACTGCTCCCACAGAATCCAGCATGTGACTAGACAGAAGTGATCTGTTCATTTGGTCACTGGCATGAGGATATGACATGGATATACTCTTATTACTTCAGGTGGGTTTCAGGAACAGAGTCAGCTTCATGAAAACTCTTGGaactgaaaaacagttaaaCTGCACTGAAAATAAGTTCTCACGCATAAAAtatcaacttttctttttcattctgggAAGTGGGCAGTCTTAAAAGAGCATGACTGTAACAATTCCTCCACCCCCCAAAGGAGGAAAGAACCATATAAAGTATTTTAAGGTATTTCTGTGCCATAGCTACATGGCCAAAGGACTGTTACAATCATTCTTCCACTCTTCTCTATTTCATTCGTTTTAATTCTCTAATGGAGCTGTATCCTGACCTAActgcaaagactttttttcGACAGACATTTTTGGTTTGAACTTTAAAAGCCTAGCTGACTTCTGACACTGCCAAAGAAAAGTGCACATTCTGAAAACCTACCTATGTCACGAAGACATTTTTCGTAACTCTATTTTCCAGAATTAAGTATCATCCTTCTCATTGCAGCAGCGGAGATAAAAAGGACGTAAGACAAAATTCCCTCTCTCCAAAGGAAGGTGCCTGCAGCTTGCATAGGTAAGCTTAAAAGTGCTACTTCTTTGTTTCACCAGATAAAATCTGTGTGTTTACACAAAAATGGTCATTAGATTTCTAAATAACTGAATCCAACAATTACTTTATGAATTTAACTCattgcaataaaataatttaatacaaTTTGGTTCAATGATTGATGCGGGACTTAGGCAAAAATGCAACAGCTACAAAAAACTTGGTTTAACTTGCAAGTTGTCAAACATGACCTATggcataatttttaaatataactttTACAACTTCTtgttatttatctatctatcatCTTGGTGTATAGGTGTTCTATCATAGTTACACGGAATATTCTTTGGTATTTGCTTATAgatgtttcaaaaaaaattactctcaaCCTGTAAATTTGAAATCTGCTCTTTTCCATATGCTTTTGTATGGAATAATAGCTAAGTTGGATAAACTTCACTAAACTTGTGAATGAGAGAATCTCTCTTCACTACAGGTTAGTAAGTGAAAGGCACATTTTTATGTGCTATAATTGTACAGAACTTTAAACACCAATTAGATTTGATTTCTTACAGTCTAGAAATTGAGAATAAATTGAAAAGTGAACTTGGAAATACATCATTTTTCAGCAACTGTTTCATATGTTCATGACTAAATCATTCATGCCAAATGTGTATCTCTAAGATTAGATCTCTAAACAAAGTAACATTAGATACTGATAACAGTACAAAATAAATGCACCCAGACAGGTCCCAGAATCATGTACAGTTTAATTCTTACTTAAACAGAGGTACAGGATACTCCTCTGCATTTCTGCAATTACAGTaatgctttgcatttcttttgcttaTTTAACTTAAAATAGTCTAGAAGTGGTTTCCAAAGTAGGTTACAGATGTTCTAGGAGATTTAGAAATACACCAAGACCACATAAGTTATTGTCAGACCCTAGCTTAAACCTTCTActtcctcatttattttatttgattctaTGCACATAAAGTCTTTGTTTTTGACATAAGCTAACACTATTTTTCCTTCATAACTTCTGTCAAAGATAGGAAGTAGTAACACTGAAAAGCAAGAACAGTTAAGATaagatcataaaaaaaataaaaagatgctAGATATACATTACAGAGGAATAATTTCTCTAATTGTGTTTCAGCTTTCACCATTTATGCAAGAAGACTCGGCATAAATGACAAATTCAACATGTCTTCTCCAGCCATCATTAGCTACTACTGTAGCTCTACCCATCATCTACTCTTTCTTATTTACAACTGGCGGTGTTGGAAATACTCTCGCTGCCTGTGTATTTTTAAGGCAAACACTCAGAAGAAGAACACAGTACATTTATCTGGTAAATCTTGTCACTGCAAATTTGCTCATATGCAGTGCTATGCCTTTCCTGGCTGCCTATTTTGCAAATGCGCATAAGTGGAAATATGAATCTGGAATATGCAGGATAGCGTACCACCTTGGAACTACCATTACGCATGTCTGTATGTATGTTACAATTATAATTTTATGTACGATTGCTTTGAGTCAGTATgcaacactgaagaaaaataatgatgcACAACAATCTCAAGCAGTTAAGGAGAACTTCAGAAAGCGTGTACTTATAAAGTTCTGTCAGCCAAAAtttgctaaatatttttctgtctttatatGGCTTATTGTAATGTGCATAACTGTAGCAACTATAATATATGATGCCCAGGAAAGGCCTAAGGAAGAATTACACATATGTTATAACACGAGGGTAGAAGCTGGTGAATTTACTGCAAAGATTGCAGCGTCTTTTGTtacagcttgtttttttctattgtttttaacagttttgtTGTCATACTATTCTCTTACCAGGCATCTgagtaaaatacaaaaaaccACTTGCATTGGACAAAAACATCTGATATACAGAACAGTGAAAAGAAACATTCTTGTGATCCAGATAATTTTAACTGTCTGCTTTCTTCCATATCATGTTTTTAGACCAATTTTTTATGTACTGCTTCTAGATGAAGACTGTTCAAGGCTAAACTATATagtggaaattaaaaatttccTTGCTTGTCTTGCTGTTTCTAGGAGTAGTGTAGACCCAGCTATAACCCTTCTACTAGATAGAACATTAAAGAAAAGTTTGTACGACCTGTTTAAAAAATCCACACCTTAACACCACCAACATAAACCTGGTACTTTCACTGAAAAGATCCCCTGCAATGTGACGTAATGTGGAAAGAATTTAGTAAAACTGAACTAACAGTAAACTCATTTTGACTCCTATAATCAGACTTTTACATGAAatggtaaatatttaaataaaatgacaacatattacatgtatatattttttaatatgatcTTGTTTGCTACATCAACATTAGCCATAATAAATCCTAACTGTATATCCAAATGAATCCAAGTAATTCATACAATGAGCTGTGTACTGCCACTTTATCCATGCAAAGCAAAAGACAATTATGTCTGAGCTATGGACAGTGTTTTCTACCTAAATGATCAACGAAGATGGCAGAAACCAGTCTGAGACTGAAGACAATATTCTCTTCTGTAACCAATATTCCCAGGTTTTGGACATGGGCTTTCTTTATGGAAAAGAACAAAGCATAGATGTTTTCTCTGGAGTGGGGAGATCATATAACAAAGGCTTAAGGAAGCAGGCACAGAGAACTACAAAACACATTCAAGACTGACATGTGGTTTTTTGCTCACGAGTATATGGGTAGAAGGCTgattcctcccttccccccacccctgggaatgcattttttattctaGCCTTCACAGGAAATCTCACAGTTAAGAATTAATTAATCACTCTGCTCTGGTATTTGCTATCATGGGCTCAGAGTGTCATTGCAATGACATTTGCAACAGGGtgattctgaagaaaaaggctGGATGATGATTGCTAACTTACAGGGGTGAAATATCCACAGAGGAAGACAACTCTGGTGGCCTAGGATTTAGTGTTTGAGACAAATTGGTTTTATATGTGCACTGTAGCCTGGTcaggaacttttttttctcagagaacTATCCATGGCAGCTATGTTTAATACCTGAGGCACTGGCTTCCTTATTGGTGCATAGCCTTTGAGTACTCAGGACACTGTACTGTGCTGCTTTCACCTAGGATAGAGTTAACTTTCTTAAATAGTATCTGGTGTGGTGCTGGGTTtggatttgtgatgaaaataatgttgacaacacaccagtgttttagTTGCAGAGCAGCccttgcacagagccaaggccttttctgctttttgtgctgctctgccagccaggaggaggctgggggtgcccaaggagctgggaggggacacagccaggacagccgCCCCAAACTGGCCAGAGGGATGTCCCATCCCACGTGGCATCATGCTTAACAGTCGAACTgggagggagctggaggagctgccacCGCTCAAGGACTGGCTGGGCATCACTCAGCAGGTTTGAACAACTGCATTACGcatcacttaaaaaataaaataaaattattctccCCTATTACTCCCCCCTTATTGAACGGTCTTTTTTTCAGCCCATGAGTACTTGCACTTTTAACTGCTTTGGgagtaaataaacaaacacagaatttcCATACTCCTAGTCTAATCTTGTGAGGCAATTTCTATAGTCTATTTAGAAACGCATACATGCTTATTATTTACTGGTATACAAAATACATGCAATAATGAACATTTAAGGATGATGAACTGTACAAAAGGAGTGCAAAACAGgaatggttttgatttttttttttggatgtagAAGTTAGACTAGCATGATGACTTATCTAggtttttcagttatttttaacaatttctGTAGAAGACACTTCAGATTACATAATACTTATCCCTTGTACAGTTTCCTCTGCAACTGAGATCAAGATGAGTTGTCCACTGAGtgcagaaagagcagaaagtGTTACAGAATAGTAGCTGTTCTGAGAAGTTTGATCACCCACGCCAAGGTGAAAAATCACTCACTCCAAACTACCCTACCCTGAGCTCTGTAACAGGAACACTAAACTGACCCCAAATTAGCATACACAAAATATCAGACCTTCTCTCGAAGACACCCCAAGAATTTATATCATTGGACACCTGCTTTGTATTCTGCAGAAGTACAATAAAGAGGCAAGTGAAAAAGACAGAATCTCAGGAATGtagtattttattaatataatgTTACTTGTGAGAACAGAATTCATTGTTTCTGtaacaccattcccacagcATGTTTAGCAGATGACTTACAGAAAAACCTCAAGCAGGCAGCTTCAGGGTCTAACTCTTCAAAATGCTATAGGAAACAGTTCTTGAGCAAAAGAATTTGGTTTGTGTGGGTGCGCATTGCACTGCACAACTGATGGCAAGATGCCCCAGTTCAGGTCTCAACTAAGCAGTTTAAGTCTGCGTGACAGTACAGTGTTGCTTAGATTACCGTGTTTTGATCAGTGGTGGCTATGTCTGCATGAGCAAAACAGTCTAATGTCAatggacttttattttttgcacagGCCCCTAAGAAGAACCTGCAACTTCCGTCCTTCCTTAAATACACTCTTATGGTGAATGCACTTCTCAGGCTATCTCAGCAGGGCGCCTGAAGATATAATTCTCAGTACAGAGTTATTTTGTGGCTTAAGTAACTCTTCTCTGCTTTCCTAGTCACAGTCACTTGTTCCCTAGTGCTGATGTTACCAAAAAGGCCAGAAAATGGATGAAATTTTGGGAACTACTAAGCAAATGTAACTTTGTGGTAGACTAGTAGTAAGAGCCCATTCCACCAATTCTACACACTACCAAAAAatgatacatatttttaattttttcctatgGAGCCTGTTTAAGATGACGTCTCCTTTACATTTCTGAATTGCATCAATGtcaatttatcttattttaaacaGTAGAAAAGCTTTTGTGCAGTACAGGCAATATGAGAAACTGCAAATTGAGTAATATATTGGTCTAGCATTTGATAGAATAGTTCACGGAGGAaaacccctccaaaaaaaagaaaggcatgaGGGAAAGGCAGAGAAGTACTTCAGCAAAACACAGCTCGTGCTAAACTTCATGCAATGCTTAGACATCCTGGTGCTAACTCAGAAATTAGTAGGTGACTTGTGAATTAtataatcaaaaagaaaataattcatttccATAGCAAGGAATACAAAATCCTACAACAAACATGCACAACAGACACTTTGCAAAGCAGTTTAAAAGACAAGTGTCTGCCTCCTTTCTGGTTAACCCATTCATATGTGCTGCTTGGGTGGCCAGCTCATCAATCAGAAGATCCCCCTTTTCTGAATGGCTGGGTAAGTGACCAGAATAAACAAACTTCCTGAGAAGATACCCTCTATGTAGCTGTTGAGCTCTGCAGCAGGCCAAGCAGTATAAATTCTCAGCAAGCAGCACTTCTCAGCAAAACTGCTTCTGAAAACCCAGCAGCCAGATAGCAGTATGCTAGGAAAAgggcaaacaaagcaaagaaagggCGACTCTGAGATAGGAAGCATGTGTACAGAAAGGGACATACTCATGGGGAAAAAGAATACAGTCAGAAGAAATACTGGGGAAAATATTGTGTACTTTATTCTTGGAGCCCCATAGCTTCTGCACTGAATTGTTGGAAACTAGTATTCATACCTACTGAGAGatctataataaaaatattggagGTCTGACAATAAACTTGCCTGATTTCAGCTGTGTACCAATGGTTTTACCATACATATCCTACATACATAGACAAGCACTCAAACTACATGGAAATCACATAACATAGTGGGAGCATTTGATGTGAATCATATTCAGCTACTTATAACAAACCCGCccctttttaaaattgtaattattaaaataattgtacAGCATAGAACTTCAGTCCATTGATCAGTGATATCCCTTGTAAATAGAAGTTAGAgatttactatttatttttctttttcttgaagaaagTTTCCAATCATAATTAGTGTGCAATATTGACAGCTCAAGAGAAAGTGTCTGACTTCAATGACAAATGGTGCTCAAACTCTTGCATGTATTTTATCATGAAAAAAGACAGGCATCTCACTTCACAAGCGCATTCCTCCCATTCcacttttttgttcttttgcatAAAGATAATTCTGTATCCAAACTATTATATAGTAATATTTTGTattggaaaaaaacaccatttcAACATGGTTACTTTCTGTAGCCATCTTTTGGGTGTTTCTGTATCAAGGTTctgaaagaataaaaggaaTGGCTGAGTCCTATTTCATCAGGTTGGCACAACATGAATACATGCCATAATAAGAGAAAAAGTCCTTGAGATTCCTGGTTCTGATACATAGCTGTCTTGTGTTTTCCACCCTTCTGCATTTGAATTTTCTGCTTTACTTATATATGATGCAACTTCCAAGCAGTGAAAGAATGCAGGAACACATGATCTGAAGGGGAAGCAAAGGTCATAGATTATAAAGGCTTTAAGTTACACTAGAGGGGGGCAAATGATACAAGGAAACTCAAGAAATTCCTGGTCTCACAGAGAAAGGTGATTAAGAAAACTACAGGAAGGAAATTAAGGGAATCAAAGTCCACCTTGTGAAAGTTTTCATATTTTGATTCTGGTGAAGGAGGTGAGGTTGGAACATATGTGAGTTTATCAAAGGCTGCAGTTGGCTTTGGTAGATCTTGTCACTTACAAAAGACAGGTGAAGTTTCTGTCATCAGACCACAGCAGAGTGAAGTATTCCTAACCTAACTCCTCCTAATCCCTCGAGAGCTAAGTGAGAACAAAAATGCCCCAAAGACACCTAATTCTAACAATAGGGACTACAAGGTACAAATCTTCTGGTGCATCAGATCTGCTAAATGCAGAATGCCTTTTTTAAACTGCAAAAGAtgttttcattcacagaaaagaggaagaaaatgcagaatgaTTACGTCAACATAACGGATTTTTGTTCACTTTCATTCACTCAGACAACTTGGAAATTATTCATTTTCCCTACTTCCTTTCAAAACACTGTCTACAGTGACATCTAGAGCTGAGATATTGCAGTTAACTTAATATTGCATGCCCAAGCTTTGTCGTTATAGTACTTTTGCACAGCTTTTGCTAGGATTAAACATTGTTTAACGTGGTTTAGCATAATTTAGACAACAGATTAAAAAACTCTTACTCAATCGTGTAACTGAACAATTCTACTTCTAAGGATagcatttaataaaaacagcGATTTTCAAGTTTTTAGAATATGGACAAGCTGTACAATACACTCACATTTTACAGCTTTAACAGCtttcatatttaatttcaaGGAATGAGGcccttgaaattaaaatatgttttgtacAAACATGTTCCAAGAAGAACACATAAAGCTTTCAGGAAGACAAAGCAACATAAAGACAGTGTCCATACTAAAATTTTCATGTGGTACCAAACCCAAGCAACAAGAACAATACAGAATCTTCACAACAGAACACAGATATTCTACCAGCAATTAGGAGGACATCTTTGGAACTTGCTGTAAGAAATGACTTTTAGAATatcaaacttaaaaaataaaataaaacaaaatcctatTAAATAGAATAATTTCCCTGGTTGTCGAGGGTAAGGAAAAAGAGACTGGTGAAAGGTCTGCAATGTCTGTGCATGCAAGACCAAATGTGTGCTTAAGTAAAAAAGTTCTGTGTCCACACTCTTTTCCCTCACAGATCACCCTGTAAGTGTTTGAAACACAGCACACCCTCTCCCAATCTGCTTTATTCACTAGAACACAAGGTTCACTTTGCAAACCACGCCATCAGAGCTCATTACAATTTTCATTAATTCCTATAGCATTTGACATGGTTTAGATAAAAACAAACCCTTAGAGAAGACAACTTGGAACAGTTATCTAAGacaatgaaattaagaaagaatATGTATTCAAATTGAAGAGAGACAAAAACATTTGGGTTAAAACTCCCAGTTACTTACACTACAGTACTTTGAGATAAGCTAGTTCCACAAATAAACACAGAATTTCACCAACTCAAAACCAGAATGTATATACATTGTTTTTAAAGACCATATTACTCCTCCGAAACTTCTTCATAGTAGAAAAGCTTTCATAGTAATAAATGTTCAAGACTGTTTGCAAAAAGTTGATAGTGCCACAATATTGTTGCATTTAAAGATGCACGTCTTGAGTTTTACTCTAAGTGAATACTATCATTGTGCTGTCAAAATGATGTAATTAATCTACTAATTCCAGTTTAATTTATGCAATTAATTTTTACACACCTTTTCctaacaacaaaataaatacaagcagCTTTTATATGAATATTCAAGAACTAGAAATCAAACTGACTTTTAAAGTAATTTGCAATCAAATGCATAGCTAATTGGTGAATAAAGACTTCCTTAATGTTCTATATTGATGGAATTAgagacattttaatttcatgacACAGTAAAAGTAAACACATGCTCAGCAAATAACTTCCTTTTGTACAGCTCCCCCCTTCTTCTAAGTtgcaaaaataatcaaaatgtaACAGTTTGCATTAATgcagtgagggaaaaaaaaacacccacaccTTACCTTCACATCTCTGTGAATTATATTATTATCATGACAGTAACGTAGAGCTTCCAATATCTGTCTCATGTAATGactgtaaaaacaaagacaTCATACATGACAAACCTGCAGAAAAAATTATTGTACAGGTATAACAAACTAACTTTAAAGAGTCTAGccatataaaaataatcaacCAACTTAACTGTATACAGAATTTAGTAGAAAGTATGTTTAATGAATAATACAATCTAAAGCTGGAGGATTTTTCTGATTGAAGCCAAGTGacaaatgaggaaagaaaaatatacattttcaaTTACATACAGATTTCAAATGTTCAACAATTGTGTTTCAGATGATGAAGGATTcaggatcctttttttttttttttttttttttttaaataacaaaaccttgaaaggaaaaaaagtggtaTCAGTGCCTGATTTGAAAGAGATGGAACCAAGATCTGAACTTGCCTGATGTGGACTGAAGactatcttttcttttttcccctggaagGGAGACTGAACTTTGAAGAAAGTTGCTCAGAGGTTGTCAACTCTctatccttggagatattcataACCCAACTGGACATGACCCAGAGCTACCTACTCTAGTTGACCTTGAGTTTAGCAGAGTGGCTGAAGTGGAtaatctccagaggtcccttccaacctcaagtCTGTGATCAGATTGGTTTTAGGATGTAAAAGATTTCAATAACACATTTTATATGCTTGGTGTAAAAAACAGAAACCTTCTTCCTTTTTGACTCTCTGAAAAAGTTAAACATGATGTCTGACTTGATGTTAATTTGTTGTGTACATATTTCATAAGATCATGTTCATGTTCTTTTGCATGCAGTATGTTTCTAGGGTACTTATAAGTTCTGAATCATTTTGATGATACTTATCATGCTATATCTCATCAATGACCTTGAGGAAACAGAATACATCCTCACCAAGTTTTTGAATGACATCAAACTCAGTGCAGTACGCACACTGAGGGCAGAGCTGCCCTTAGAAGGACTAAGGCTAGAGGAAAGGGCCAACAGAAACCTTATAGAATTCAGCTAGGACAAATTCAACATATTGCACTTGGGACAGGCTAACCACTTCAAAGGTACATGCTGGATACAGGCTGCAAGTGTATTGGCTGAGtagcagctctgctggaaagGGATGATAAATGGTTGATAGTAGAATTTATGCGAGTCAGTAGTGTGCCCTGGTGCACTATCATCTTGATAGGCCCACAGCATCTTGAGCTAACTCAGCAGGAGCATAACAAACTCTTCAAGGGTTGTTCTCATTAGACTGCACCCAGACTACTGCATACAAGGGATGCTGATAAACTTGAGTGAGTTCAGCGCACACCAAAATGCACACAGGGTTACACATACCCTATGACAAGAGGCCAAGGGGAAGCAAATGTTTAGACTGGAGAAGGGGAAACTTAGGAGAGGACCTTGCAACAGTATTTCTATACCTAAGAGCAGCTATGGAGATGATGGAGCCAAGTCCATAACTGAGCCACAGTGGTAATAAATTGAAACAAGGTAGGTTCCAGTTGGTTACAAGAACACATTTTTCCCCAGGAACAACATTACACACACAAAGCATcaagttgccca encodes the following:
- the GPR82 gene encoding probable G-protein coupled receptor 82, which gives rise to MTNSTCLLQPSLATTVALPIIYSFLFTTGGVGNTLAACVFLRQTLRRRTQYIYLVNLVTANLLICSAMPFLAAYFANAHKWKYESGICRIAYHLGTTITHVCMYVTIIILCTIALSQYATLKKNNDAQQSQAVKENFRKRVLIKFCQPKFAKYFSVFIWLIVMCITVATIIYDAQERPKEELHICYNTRVEAGEFTAKIAASFVTACFFLLFLTVLLSYYSLTRHLSKIQKTTCIGQKHLIYRTVKRNILVIQIILTVCFLPYHVFRPIFYVLLLDEDCSRLNYIVEIKNFLACLAVSRSSVDPAITLLLDRTLKKSLYDLFKKSTP